The Fibrobacter sp. UWR4 genome includes the window TGCGACATCGTCTGCAAAAGGATCGATGACGATGATTTCTTCCTTTGCGGAACGCACCAGCTGGCAGGCAAATTCATACCCACTCCACCAGGATTTTGCATTCAGGATGCCCTCACTGGGAGGCAGGTTTGCCTTGACGAAAAAGTCCACCTGCTTTTCGAGAGTGGCTAGGCGAGTGCTCGTTTCCACGCCTTTTGAGTCAAGCTCGTCCAAACGTTTTTCGTGATTAATCAGTTGCCTGTCAACTCGTTCTTCCGTCAGCATAAAGCGTTGATTTACGCTTGCTCCGCGCAGAAGATGTTCCTTGAGAACCTGGTTGGCCCATTGGCGAAATAAAATGCCATTTTGCGATTTAACCCGGTAGCCTACAGATAAAATCATGTCAAGAGTGTAGTGCTCAACATTTCTTGAGACTTTTCTCCCGCCTTCTTCTTGAACTGTCGCAAAATTTGCGACAGTTGGAAGCCCTCGCAATTCTTCCTTCAAGGCGTTATTGATATGCTTTCCTATTGTTTTGACATCTCTACCGAATAGAACTGCCATTTGTTGGCGATTTAGCCATACAGTATCTTTATCCAAACGCACTTCAATGTGAAATTCGCCGCCCTCGGGCTGATACACGATGATTTCGTTTCTCTCTTCCATATTTACTCCTTTGTGTTACAAGCTGGATATAAAAACACAAATTTAATGCACAAATGTTCTAGTGAACAAAATATAACTAATTTTATAAAAATGGGCAATAGGTGCGCCGAAAAAATTTGAGTGACACCTACTGACATGTCGGATTATCTATATTCCCCGTGTACATAAAGAGTTTTGCTCTTGTTCCTCACCCGAAACTTCGACAATTTCTGAACAGGGAATAAGGCGACGCTCACGCTTGCTACCGGGCTATGCTTGGCGGCATCGTTTTGCTATATGCATATTTAATAGATCTGCCTGTACGCAAACGACCCTTTTTGGTGCATCTTGCACCAGCTGCCGTTTTTACGGCACGCTTTTGGGGCGTGGGTTGTTTGCGTTTATTTGTTCAGGGCAGTCGAAGGCCTCAGGTGAGTAAGCGCATTCAGCCTCACGCCTTTTTTCATTGATATCGTGTGGAAGTTTCGCAATAAGAACGGCTCTTGCTGGGTTTGCTCTTATTCGCACCTGAAACTTCGACACTTTCTGAACACGAAATAAGACAAACGTTCGTTGATCTATGGTTGCATAGGCCATGCTGTACCCTGGGCGTACTGTATTCACTCGGTGCCCGGGGAATTCGTGCGTGTATCCACACGTGCGTTTGCGAGCGTTTTCTTTGCTTGTTTTGACATCGCGGTTTCTTGCTCCCGACTGAGGGTGAACTCGTTCACCTTCAACTCGAGGAACGAGATACATGGCT containing:
- the rhuM gene encoding RhuM family protein, translated to MEERNEIIVYQPEGGEFHIEVRLDKDTVWLNRQQMAVLFGRDVKTIGKHINNALKEELRGLPTVANFATVQEEGGRKVSRNVEHYTLDMILSVGYRVKSQNGILFRQWANQVLKEHLLRGASVNQRFMLTEERVDRQLINHEKRLDELDSKGVETSTRLATLEKQVDFFVKANLPPSEGILNAKSWWSGYEFACQLVRSAKEEIIVIDPFADDVALSLVAKKSAGVNAFVYSGHVNRHLREEEERLNRQFPTVKLEGMQNVHDRFIIVDETVYHIGSSFNELGKKLTAFSVLNFVSKQQLLEMVSQASGKKNN